Proteins encoded in a region of the Ranitomeya imitator isolate aRanImi1 chromosome 9, aRanImi1.pri, whole genome shotgun sequence genome:
- the LOC138648637 gene encoding uncharacterized protein — protein sequence MLSSYDGSWRGWRRFSDTAFQSIRASSISAPKHHNIHHQRSKASEHPASILKLIRASSISAPKHQSIQHQRYKASEHQASALQSIREPSISTPKHQSTKHQHSKASEHQASALQSIREPSISTPKHQRTKHQHSKASEHPASALQSIIEPSISAPKHQSIKHQRSKASENQASALQSIRASSISVPKHQRIKHQHSKASEDQASALQSIRASSISVPKHQRIKHQHSKASEHPASVLQSIRASSISTPKHQCIQHQRSKASEHPASALQSIRASSISTAKHQCIQHQCSKASVHPASAFQSIRASSISTPKHQCIQHQHSKASEHPASAFQSIRGSSISTPKHQSIQHQCSKASEHPASALQSISASSISVPKHQSIQHQRSKASGHQASALQSISASSISAPKHQCIQHQRSKASEHSASALQSISASSISVPKHQSIQHQRSKASAHQASALQSISASSISTPKHQSTKHQHSKASVHPASALQSISASSISAPKHQRIKHQHSKALEHPASVLQSIRGSSISTPKHQRIKHQQSKASSISAPKHHRIKQ from the exons ATGCTCAGCTCATATGACGGCAGCTGGAG AGGTTGGAGAAGATTTTCTGATACAGCGTTCCAAAGCATCAGAGCATCAAGCATCAGTGCTCCAAAGCATCACAACATCCATCATCAGCGCTCCAAAGCATCAGAGCATCCAGCATCAATTCTCAAATTAATCAGAGCATCCAGCATCAGCGCTCCAAAGCATCAGAGCATCCAGCATCAGCGTTACAAAGCATCAGAGCACCAAGCATCAGCACTCCAAAGCATCAGAGAACCAAGCATCAGCACTCCAAAGCATCAGAGCACCAAGCATCAGCACTCCAAAGCATCAGAGCACCAAGCATCAGCGCTCCAAAGCATCAGAGAACCAAGCATCAGCACTCCAAAGCATCAGAGAACCAAGCATCAGCACTCCAAAGCATCAGAGCATCCAGCATCAGCACTCCAAAGCATCATAGAACCAAGCATCAGCGCTCCAAAGCATCAGAGCATCAAACATCAGCGCTCCAAAGCATCAGAGAACCAAGCATCAGCACTCCAAAGCATCAGAGCATCCAGCATCAGCGTTCCAAAGCATCAGAGGATCAAGCATCAGCACTCCAAAGCATCAGAGGATCAAGCATCAGCACTCCAAAGCATCAGAGCATCCAGCATCAGCGTTCCAAAGCATCAGAGGATCAAGCATCAGCACTCCAAAGCATCAGAGCATCCAGCATCAGTGCTCCAAAGCATCAGAGCATCCAGCATCAGCACTCCAAAGCATCAGTGCATCCAGCATCAGCGTTCCAAAGCATCAGAGCATCCAGCATCAGCGCTCCAAAGCATCAGGGCATCAAGCATCAGCACTGCAAAGCATCAGTGCATCCAGCATCAGTGCTCCAAAGCATCAGTGCATCCAGCATCAGCGTTCCAAAGCATCAGAGCATCCAGCATCAGCACTCCAAAGCATCAGTGCATCCAGCATCAGCACTCCAAAGCATCAGAGCATCCAGCATCAGCGTTCCAAAGCATCAGAGGATCAAGCATCAGCACTCCAAAGCATCAGAGCATCCAGCATCAGTGCTCCAAAGCATCAGAGCATCCAGCATCAGCACTCCAAAGCATCAGTGCATCCAGCATCAGCGTTCCAAAGCATCAGAGCATCCAGCATCAGCGCTCCAAAGCATCAGGGCATCAAGCATCAGCACTCCAAAGCATCAGTGCATCCAGCATCAGTGCTCCAAAGCATCAGTGCATCCAGCATCAGCGTTCCAAAGCATCAGAGCATTCAGCATCAGCACTCCAAAGCATCAGTGCATCCAGCATCAGCGTTCCAAAGCATCAGAGCATCCAGCATCAGCGCTCCAAAGCATCAGCGCATCAAGCATCAGCACTCCAAAGCATCAGTGCATCCAGCATCAGCACTCCAAAGCATCAGAGCACCAAGCATCAGCACTCCAAAGCATCAGTGCATCCAGCATCAGCACTCCAAAGCATCAGTGCATCCAGCATCAGTGCTCCAAAGCATCAGAGGATCAAGCATCAGCACTCCAAAGCATTAGAGCATCCAGCATCAGTGCTCCAAAGCATCAGAGGATCAAGCATCAGCACTCCAAAGCATCAGAGGATCAAGCATCAGCAATCCAAAGCATCAAGCATCAGTGCTCCAAAGCATCATAGGATCAAGCAATAG